In one Candidatus Bathyarchaeota archaeon genomic region, the following are encoded:
- a CDS encoding SHOCT domain-containing protein: protein MQGLLARIFNCGSLVFITTTGLEVGYVGGGAAVGKGIMVGGGTATPTIVKSKSNMFWDILEPSKAREILVSKITEWREVFQQQKIAASVEKIAEKTILRTLHPQQSPAATVPAETIVDQLERLKRLLDIGAITREEYEKAKKKLLE from the coding sequence ATGCAAGGACTTTTAGCAAGAATATTCAATTGCGGCTCATTGGTGTTCATAACAACCACAGGGCTTGAAGTTGGATATGTAGGTGGAGGAGCAGCTGTTGGAAAAGGCATAATGGTTGGAGGGGGAACAGCCACACCCACCATAGTTAAGAGCAAAAGTAACATGTTCTGGGATATCCTTGAACCATCCAAAGCCAGAGAAATCCTAGTGAGCAAAATAACTGAATGGCGTGAAGTCTTCCAACAACAGAAAATTGCAGCATCGGTGGAAAAGATAGCTGAAAAAACCATTTTGCGAACACTGCATCCGCAACAATCTCCAGCCGCGACTGTGCCAGCGGAAACCATAGTAGACCAGCTTGAAAGGCTTAAAAGACTGCTCGACATTGGGGCGATAACGAGAGAGGAGTATGAAAAGGCTAAGAAAAAGCTGTTAGAATAG
- a CDS encoding DNA protection protein DPS (play a key role in DNA protection against oxidative stress by oxidizing Fe(II) to Fe(III); induced by iron depletion and hydrogen peroxide): MARVAREMVEKAGINVDQLVELLVKNAAAELTTYYYYTILRCNLIGLEGETIKEIAEVARIEDRNHFEALVPRIYELGGKLPEDMKVFHDMSACPPAKLPKDPANVKEMLKVLVEAERCAVRGYTHICNMTAGKDHRTYDLSLAILNEEIEHESWFSEFLGEGPSGHFMRRGETSPFVSKFLK; the protein is encoded by the coding sequence ATGGCGAGGGTGGCGCGGGAGATGGTGGAGAAGGCTGGGATAAATGTTGATCAGTTGGTTGAGTTGCTTGTGAAGAATGCGGCGGCGGAGCTTACAACTTACTATTATTACACGATTCTGAGGTGTAATCTCATCGGGCTTGAAGGTGAAACTATAAAGGAGATTGCGGAGGTTGCCCGTATTGAAGATCGCAACCATTTTGAGGCGCTTGTGCCCCGCATATACGAGTTGGGAGGTAAACTGCCAGAAGACATGAAAGTTTTTCATGATATGTCGGCGTGTCCGCCGGCTAAACTGCCAAAGGATCCAGCCAATGTTAAGGAAATGCTAAAGGTTTTGGTGGAAGCAGAAAGATGCGCTGTAAGGGGATACACTCATATTTGTAATATGACCGCAGGGAAAGATCACCGAACATACGACCTGTCCTTGGCGATTCTAAACGAGGAAATCGAGCATGAGTCTTGGTTCTCTGAATTTTTAGGCGAAGGCCCGTCTGGACACTTCATGCGTAGAGGCGAAACCTCACCATTCGTTTCAAAATTCCTGAAATAG